GGTTGCAAACTCCTAATGTTGTTATCTCCTGTCTCTGccaatagagataaaattttgtctTGAAAAATCTATCAGAGACTCAAGTTTCCACCCAATGACCAATTGTTATGAGGTAGCAATCTCCTAGCATTGCCACCTCCCATCTTAGCCAACAAAGATATCATATTGCCTTGGCAACACTATTAAAGGCCTAGATCGCCCCTTAGTGACCAACCGCTACAAAGTTGCAATTTCCCAGCTAACACTGCTACCTCTTGTCTTCACCAATACAGACATAATGTTTTCTTGACAACACTATTAAGAATCCATGTTCCTTCATAACAACTAACTATTATGAGAACACAACTTCTCACATGAATACTTCTTATTTTTGTCAGTAGAGACAACAGTAGGATGCTTTCGCATGAGAACCTAAAATCCTTTATTTACTCTGGGCATTATATCTGATATTGATGGAAGAAGAAcattatatgcatatattttttagtatacaactagatacacaaataatatatcattatatgattaagtgttatcttatcttttgtttaaaataattcaattatatgatattatatcatctgtgtatagTACACGGACGTGCACAAACATTTGGGTACtttaatacatcatttatgtacAGTACACATACGTGCATAAATATAgtgtacttaattatatattcaaaaatatatatatatatataatttgatcgttgatgtaaatatataataaaattatatgcacaaatatTTGGGGACTTTAATATATGTATTGATTTAATGTAGCTTTGAAATGGTGGGCTAAATTTCACTTTTAGCATAACCAGTCTAAGAGTGGGATCTTCAAATTTGcccattaattttttacatgaaatttaatttgaatcaaattaatataacttgaaattaaatcaaattgtgTTCGATTGGattccaaatttatttaaatgtttagataaatgttattattgtaaaattagttAGAGGCAAATtgaagaaatgttaaaaaattagtatcaataataactaaaatctttatatgtgtgtatatagtGGGATCTCCATATAATTGTagctatttttattattttttaatttttttaaagtcttatttatgttttatttgtgAGAATGAgattttgttatgaaaattaTCGATTGTGTTTTAAAGTGTTATAAGATTTTAATACGATTTCAATTTAGGTTAAATTAAAGTTGAGAATATCCAACCTAAAATTTGAAGTGATACGATGAAAATACGAtccaataatataaacaataaactACGTAAGCATTTCCATGACTTAGTCGACTGATCAAGATGTAGGGAGAGGTTTAACGAGAAAATAATTGCTTTTATTTCATTGtcgtattttattatataaatttaatggCATTTCTAATATTTAACTTAAAGTAAtactatttgtatttattttgaatatacaaatatgtacatatttgtatatgtctttgatgattgaatgttattttattttaaattttaaatgatctaatcatataataatatatataaatatatatatatttatgtatataaaataggtGCATAAAACGTATTGTCGCATTGGGCTGCTTATTCTAGAAGTGGCCCAATGGTGGTGGCTTAGGGGAATTGGACACAAATGTTTATTAAAAACCAGTAATGGACATGGACCAGACCCATTAAATTGAATCGGGATTCTTAGTCACGGCCTtctctgaattttttttctgcAGGCAAGGCATAAGTTACATGCATGGATCAGAAAAAAGAAAGGCAGCCGAAATTTGAGTTTGTGCGTGTAGAGGATGCTTGTGACTGACATGAGTTTGAGTCTGCATGTCGATGGGGGCATGAGTTATCTTCATATACGTGACACAAGTTTTGACATGAGCTATTTACATGTTATTTGTTTGGTGAGTTCTGCACAGGCCAAGCGAGAGCTTGGGCTGTTGCGATGGGTTTTAGGATGGCAGGTAGATGTTGGATCAAGGTTTCCATAATATTAGTTATGTTACCTATCATTGCATCCAAATGTCTATTAGCTTGTGATGTATCGGCTGATTTTCAACTTCATGTTCACCATCATCTGTCTATAAAGGTTGCTCATTGGAGAGAGCAACTTGGGGGCAAGCGATAGCAACTATTTCAGTGTGAACAATAGTTACATCAGTATGGTTGATTGTCCTGTTTCGCTTAACTTGAGCAGATGGAATGTTTTTGAAAGCATTTCTAGTGTGATCCATAAGAAAATGCTTGCTGTGAAAACAAATTTGGAGtcgattttattgaaaattgaagAGAGCTTTTCCGGGGTTCTCCTTCAAGTACCAAAACTGTTGATGTGGGATCTTGATGGATTATCAAAagacttttgaaaaaaaattgagaatatCTTTTGTTTTTAGCTGACGAAGATCTTACGAGAATGATATAACAAGAAATCTCGcaataaaagcaaaaaaatctCTTTGTTATGTTTTCTCTTTGGTTTATATACCTAAGAGGAGAGGATGGAGTCATCATCAAGGGGCACATGGTGCCTACAAATTTTACTAAGCTTGGATCTCCATTTGATTAAGAAAAATTCTGAACCTTTATGATCATTACATAGTGAAAGAGGTTGGGTGTACTACAATGGAAAGTATTTGATCAttactctaattttaattttcatatttcaccCTCTTTCAGTCCTCGACTGAAAGCTCTTCTTCTTTAAACACAGCAATCTAGTCAACCATTGGTTCATGCTTCGAAGGTGACTGCAAAAACCTTGTTAATGTGATATTTCAAGTAAATCTTTATAAAGAACACTATTATTTTCTCCTCATAGACTGTACTTTCAATGAGCAAGAGAGAATTCCAATATCATAATTGCtaagaaaattaagttttaaaaaagtagtttgagtgacaaaagaTATCAAATCTCCAATTGTGATAACATGAGTTTTAGacctataaaaaatatattaagatcaaacttttaacttacctagtacaataattatgaaattaatcgATCATTAGATCTGagattttatatgtttaatgtgGTTCAACTTAAGTAAACTTTCTTCTttgtcaaacaaaatttaaataagcaTATGGGAATGCACTCTCATTAATTAGTAGCACATCTATAAACTTCCATATGCAATTATATATGTACCATTTATTGAAACAGATGAAGATGAccatgtataaatttatgtcCCTGTGATCAAGTGTATATacttgttttgttatttattagagaaatttgaaaaatacaaagcAAAGATAAATCAAATACCTGCAGCTGTGAGGAAAATAACTACCTAATATGCCACAAACGGAATGGTCTTCAACCTTGAAAAATATGTACTCTTTGCCAGTGATTGTTAGCCCATTTGCTCATACAATCTACTTTAAGCCAAAGCAGTCAGAGGGCAACTCTCCTTTGGCAAATCTATGGGTACTGAAACTcgttttgaactttttttaaatttccgaAATGGCTCCGAAACGTTTTGTACCCATTTCGGGGCATTTCAATTTCCGAAATGTTTTGGAAACACATAAACGCACCCCATGGAGCGTTTATGTGCTTCCTTGTTGGCTAGACTACAACAAGAATTTGAGCCAACAGACACCACTGCTTGCCAAGTTAGAGGTGCCCTGAGACTGGTTTGCTTATCAAACCGCACTTCCTTGCACTGATTTATgcaattttgagtttttcttgAGCTTCATGGTTCGCCCCTGGACGACCTAAGCCTTTTAAGCACTTGATCAGCACTAGAGCTGCATCAGGCAGACAGAATAAACCATTCAAGAAATGGCATATGCTTGAGGGTCATCATATGCCAGGGATATCCTTCGAAGCTGCTTTTTATATAGGCTGTCTTTTGGGTCTACTTTCATGCTCTTGCTATACGTACATCACCTCTTTATCTTCCCTATACTAAAATGCAGACAAATCTTTCCATGCATTGAAGATTCTCTCACTTTAGAGGTGTGACAGATGCAGAAAAAGTTGGTTGAGACGAGATGCCTTTTCAATATTTCTAAATGCAGCCTTACAAATAACTACAAAAGTATGTGCACAACTTTCTGTACAATcaaaatatgtcattatatgattggatattattttatctttaattttaaactattcaatcatatggtGACATGTCATTAGTTGTGCACAAAATTGTATAAGTTGTTGGTACATATAGGATTACactacatataattatatattaacatatttttcaagCCATATCTCATATTCCTTcctcctttctttttttattttatgttgaacTTGACTTTGCTGGGATACTTTGTCTGATTTTTATGTACAGAAAAATctctctttaaaaataaaaagcagtCATGGCTAATATAGGTTTTCAATCTCTTCCACTAGTTTTGGCTTTTTAGCTTTGAAAATTCATACTTTGTTAgcataagattaaaaaataagaaaaaaaaaagggtgcTTTGCAATTAATAGACTTTTCCTTGGCAAGATACACGAGGATTGTACTCAAAAAGCATCTACCTATTATACTCAGAAAACATCTATCTATAACATAAGTGAAAAACTAGCCAGATAGGTTGACTCAAAGTTTGGTTAAGAGTTCGGTTGAGAAATAACAAGAAGGATCGATGAATCTTAATAGTTTCATGATTTGCTCAATGACATCCcatctctatttttaatttcaatggGATAGCAATCATCTTCAATTTTTCTAGGTAGCTCATACAATCAACAAATTTTCTTGGAAACATATTTCATTAGACATATAAGGTTTAGGTGTATcttcttattaattttacaattacCTCTTCCATTTTCACCTAGAAATACAAAACTATATAGAAACAAATGGATAGCATTTTTGTATCTCATAGTGTTGCTTTGCcgaattttttttagaatagtaataacataataatagatGCAAGTTTTCGAATAGTAAGCCAAATCACCTTGAAATTTTCACTGAGTTTTTTATTACTTGCATAAGATTATACCTTTAATTCTACATATTTCTCgttaattgaatttttactaTTAACAATTTGATGCTAGAATAAGAGGTCTCGAAAAACTCGAGTTAATTTTTTAGCAATCacatttcattttttcaaatctcTATCAAAGCACACTTCCCATGACTCCTTGTGAAAAAAGATTAGAGATTGTCTTAAGTGGTCAAGCTATTGAAGTTAGTTAGATTGTTCTTCTCAAAGAACACACCACACTTGTTGTTTAGAACCAATATGTCCCAACAGTTGAAGTACAACCGGTGGCATTTGATATGGAGGCACGATTGAATGATATTATTGAAGGCTTTACATGTTTCCCAACAATACCACCAAAGACTTAAGTCCTTACCCAATAGTGAATCggtataagattttaaatttatcataatgTGACATTTCCTTTTTACCAGAAATACATCAATTAGGTGCTTTTTAATAGAGGAGTCCTAACCCTTTCCAATGCACATCACGTTCTGGACTTGCTGCTCTCATTCATAACATTACCCTGACAACACTATTAGGGACTCATGTCCTTACCCCACAACTAGTTGCTATGAGGTTGCAAACTCCTAACGTTGCTATCTCTTATCTCTGCTAGTAGAGATATAATGTCGTCTTGAAAAATCTATCAGAGACTCAAGTTTCCACCCAATGACCAATTGCTATGAGGTAGCAATCTCCTAGCATTGCCACCTCCCATCTTAGCCAACAAAGATACCATATTACCTTGACAACACTATTAAAGGCCTAGGTCGCCCCCTAGTGACCAACCGCTACAAAGTTGTAATTTCCCAACTAACACTGCTACCTCTTGTCTTCACCAATACAAACATAATGTTTTCTTGACAACACTATTAAGAACCCATGTCCCTTCATAACAACTAACTATTATGAGATCACAGCTTCTCACATgaatactttttatttttgtcagtAGAGACAATAGTAGGATGTTTTCGCATGAGAACCTGAAATCTTTTATTTACTCTTGGCATTATATCTGATATTGATGGAAGAAGAATATTATGTGCCtatacttttgagtatacaactagatacacaaataatatgtcattatatagtTAAATGTTATCTTATCTTTtgtttaaaatcattcaatcacatgataatatatcatctgtatacagTACACAGACGTGCACAAATATTTGGGTACtttaatacatcatttatgtacAGTACACATACGTGCATAAACATAGTATACATAAAGTTGATGTAAAtcttatttcaatatataataaaattatatacacaaataatttaCACAAATTTATACAGAGACGAACACAAATATTTGGGTACTTTAAtatattgattgatttaatGTAGCTTTGAAATGGTGGGCTAAATTTCACTTTTAGCATATCCAGTCTAAGAGTGGGATCTTGCTTCAGAATAACTGGCCTTATGGCCCAAGATGTAATGGATCTTATTAAAGCTGCCAAGGCTTTGTTCGGGAATTTGAATGACGGAGGAAGGAAGAATTGGGCTTTGATAAGTGTCCCTGTAGCCCATATTAGCGAGGACATGTTTGTCATTTAAAGAATTGAAAAGGGGTAAACCGCATATTCAAGTGTCAAGCACTATATAAACCCTAATTATATCATCACCAAAAGGACGCTAGGGTTTGCTGCGGCTTGTGAACAGGGGTATAATACACAACACAGAGCTCCAGTTTCACCTCCGTCTCCGTCACCATGGGTCGTATGCACAGTCGCGGGTATGCCGCTTCCTCTTATCTGTCTATGATCTTGTGAATGTGTGCGTTTGTTGATTTTCACACTGGTTCTCTGTGTTTTTGGTTGCAGTAAGGGTATTTCATCCTCAGCTTTGCCTTACAAGAGAACTCCACCAAGTTGGCTGAAGATTTCTGGCCAAGATGTGagtcaaataatataatacgcATGTAGTTACtctgttttttgttttgtctggaaaaattttaaaaaaatgttgggaTTTTGTGCGTTAGGTGGAGGATAACATTTGCAAATTTGCAAAGAAGGGTCTGACTCCTTCTCAGATCGGTGTCATTCTTCGGGACTCTCATGGTATTGCTCAAGTCAAGAGCGTGACTGGAAGCAAGATTTTGCGTATCCTTAAGGCTCATGGTAAGTTAAAGTTCATTCAATCGTGATTATTAGTATTTGGTTATACGTATGATTGAGTCTTGAGGTACTTAAAGATTCGAGGCTAGATTTTAGAGAGTCAGGCTACGTAATGTTTCTGTTTCTAGAGATTGAAACGCCATCTTAAGTGAGGTGTCAGCTGCTATATATAGGCTAGCTTATCATTTTTCTCCCTGATGGAATTAAAGGAAATGTTTAGGTTTAACGGTTGGTGTGATTGATCAATGATGCTTGATTGTATTTTTGTCTAATGTTCTTTTTGCACTTTTCCACAATTTGATACATCACTTGAATACTCTGTATTTTTTACTGATTGTACTGTTGATCTTTGTTTTGTAGGACTTGCCCCTGAAATTCCTGAGGATCTGTACCATCTTATTAAGACGGCTGTTGCAATTAGGAAGCATTTGGAGAGGAACAGGAAGGACAAGGATTCCAAGTTCCGTTTGATTCTTGTTGAGAGCAGGATCCACAGGCTTGCACGATActacaagaaaacaaagaagctTCCTCCTGTCTGGAAA
The genomic region above belongs to Mangifera indica cultivar Alphonso chromosome 15, CATAS_Mindica_2.1, whole genome shotgun sequence and contains:
- the LOC123197296 gene encoding 40S ribosomal protein S13-like, whose amino-acid sequence is MGRMHSRGKGISSSALPYKRTPPSWLKISGQDVEDNICKFAKKGLTPSQIGVILRDSHGIAQVKSVTGSKILRILKAHGLAPEIPEDLYHLIKTAVAIRKHLERNRKDKDSKFRLILVESRIHRLARYYKKTKKLPPVWKYESTTASTLVA